Proteins encoded by one window of Musa acuminata AAA Group cultivar baxijiao chromosome BXJ2-9, Cavendish_Baxijiao_AAA, whole genome shotgun sequence:
- the LOC135621931 gene encoding lignin-forming anionic peroxidase-like produces MSSARVSSFTQALLLASLLLFMTAMSCEAHLTPKYYAKSCPQALSTIRAAVRRAVERERRMAASLIRLHFHDCFVQGCDASLLLKDAEGIVSEQNAPQNFRSARGFEVIDSIKWAVEKVCPGVVSCADILAVAARDSSEYVGGPTWKVKLGRRDSTTAANKDLVQRDLPVAFDNLDELISSFARQGLSIKDMVALSGSHTIGQAQCATFRNRIYNEPNIDHGFAALRRRRCPSSQVLGNSTLAPLDLVTPNSFDNNYYKNLLQKKGLLHSDQVLLSHGPTGDMVKYYSKNQAAFFADFAAAMVKMGDIAPLTGSAGEVRRTCSAIN; encoded by the exons ATGAGTTCTGCAAGAGTTTCCAGCTTCACACAGGCATTGTTGCTGGCTTCGCTCTTACTGTTCATGACTGCAATGTCTTGTGAGGCGCATCTGACACCCAAGTACTACGCCAAGTCCTGCCCGCAAGCTCTCTCGACCATCAGGGCTGCCGTGAGGCGCGCCGTCGAACGCGAGCGTCGCATGGCGGCGTCGCTTATCCGCCTCCATTTCCATGACTGCTTCGTTCAG GGATGCGACGCGTCGCTCCTGCTCAAAGATGCCGAGGGCATCGTGAGCGAACAGAACGCGCCCCAGAACTTTAGATCAGCGAGAGGGTTCGAAGTCATCGACAGCATCAAGTGGGCGGTCGAGAAGGTGTGCCCGGGAGTGGTTTCTTGCGCCGACATCCTCGCCGTCGCAGCGCGGGACTCATCGGAATAC GTTGGTGGCCCGACATGGAAGGTGAAGCTTGGAAGAAGGGACTCCACCACTGCGGCCAACAAAGATTTGGTCCAGAGAGACCTGCCCGTAGCGTTCGACAACCTCGATGAGCTCATCTCCTCGTTTGCTCGCCAAGGACTTAGCATCAAAGACATGGTTGCTCTGTCAGGTTCCCACACCATCGGCCAAGCTCAGTGCGCCACCTTCCGGAACAGGATCTACAACGAGCCCAACATCGACCATGGCTTCGCCGCCCTGCGACGCCGACGATGCCCCTCGTCACAGGTTCTCGGCAACAGCACCCTGGCGCCGCTGGACCTGGTCACGCCCAACTCGTTCGACAACAACTACTACAAGAACCTCCTTCAGAAGAAGGGCCTGCTGCACTCCGACCAGGTGCTCCTCAGCCACGGGCCCACCGGCGACATGGTGAAGTACTACAGCAAGAACCAGGCGGCTTTCTTCGCCGACTTCGCGGCCGCAATGGTGAAGATGGGCGACATCGCCCCCCTCACTGGCTCAGCAGGGGAGGTCAGAAGGACTTGCAGCGCCATCAACTGA
- the LOC135621921 gene encoding probable adenylate kinase 6, chloroplastic has protein sequence MDAVSRLWRGCAAVWSPARMWLSLEMGARFSTSLARLGPPMTRDPGGRGVHWVFLGCPGVGKGTYASRLSQLLGVPHISTGDLVREELASSGPLAQQLAGIVNHGQLVSDEIIMSLLIKRLEHGATKAESGSILDGFPRTIRQAEILEGVTEIDLVINLKLREDALLAKCLGRRICSHCGGNYNVASVNIKGENGRPDFIMAPLLPPADCASKLVTRVDDTEEVVKERLRIYNEMSKPVEEFYRARGKLLEFDLPGGIPESWPKLLQALNLVDHDHKQSASA, from the exons ATGGATGCCGTCAGTCGCCTGTGGAGAGGCTGCGCCGCGGTCTGGTCTCCCGCGAGGATGTGGCTGTCGTTGGAGATGGGCGCTAGGTTTTCGACCAGCCTGGCCCGCCTGGGGCCGCCGATGACGAGGGATCCCGGTGGCCGGGGCGTGCACTGGGTGTTCTTGGGGTGTCCAGGCGTCGGGAAGGGAACCTACGCTAGCCGCCTCTCTCAGCTCCTCGGGGTGCCTCACATTTCCACCGGTGATCTCGTCCGCGAGGAGCTCGCCTCCTCAGGGCCCCTTGCTCAGCAG CTTGCTGGAATTGTAAATCATGGTCAATTGGTATCAGATGAGATTATCATGAGCTTGTTAATTAAACGCCTTGAACATGGAGCAACTAAGGCTGAATCTGGATCCATTCTTGATGGTTTCCCACGAACAATAAGACAAGCG GAAATACTAGAGGGAGTCACAGAAATTGACCTGGTCATCAATCTTAAACTCAGAGAAGATGCACTGCTTGCAAAGTGCCTTGGAAGAAGAATTTGCAGCCACTGTGGAGGGAATTATAATGTTGCATCCGTCAACATCAAGGGTGAGAACGGGAGGCCAGATTTTATTATGGCTCCACTTCTACCCCCAGCAGATTGCGCATCAAAACTCGTAACTCGAGTAGATGATACTGAAGAGGTCGTGAAAGAGCGATTGCGAATATATAATGAAATG AGCAAACCAGTTGAAGAATTCTACCGTGCAAGGGGGAAGCTCTTAGAGTTTGATTTACCGGGAGGGATCCCTGAATCTTGGCCAAAGCTGTTGCAAGCACTGAATCTTGTTGACCATGACCACAAACAATCAGCATCAGCATGA
- the LOC135623562 gene encoding protein indeterminate-domain 5, chloroplastic-like: MAAASSSVPFLGFREEDQSNTQHPQQKQQSSSSSAAAARPASPQKKKRTLPGNPNPDAEVINLSPKSLLATNRFICEVCNKGFQREQNLQLHRRGHNLPWKLKQKNPKDVVRRRVYTCPEPSCVHHDPSRALGDLTGIKKHYCRKHGEKKWKCDKCSKRYAVQSDWKAHSKTCGTREYRCDCGTLFSRRDSFITHRAFCDALAQESARIPAAMSIGSHLYGDNGINLDLPQVNSQLSSLQDQIRLGGCATQFDHLTMPSFRPPPPASSFYLGGGSGHQDFNESTHGLLQLQDLQVHASSSSAAVAFDIFDLGIFSNSSNRNAMAGSSSAGMNPNAHLLIPAQLGNASGSNEPTTLFAGNLMSNHLDPNMSSVYNHSMSKESIPPHMSATALLQKAAQMGATSSRGTASSLLRGLGRSFDGVRESSASQEEDETQFQGLMSSLATGNSSGSFGGGNESKLQGYPSATGRGASDRLTRDFLGVGSMMRNMGRGIARREQHSGMDMDELDSEMKSGSSTKSFVGGNLQ; the protein is encoded by the exons ATGGCAGCCGCTTCTTCGTCGGTACCGTTCCTTGGATTCAGAGAGGAAGATCAGTCCAACACGCAGCATCCGCAACAGAAACAGCAATCGTCGAGTTCATCGGCAGCTGCTGCTCGACCTGCATCTcctcagaagaagaagaggacccTCCCCGGAAATCCAA ATCCTGACGCGGAGGTGATCAATTTGTCGCCAAAGTCACTTCTTGCGACCAACAGATTCATCTGCGAGGTGTGCAACAAAGGGTTCCAACGCGAGCAGAACCTGCAGCTGCACCGGCGTGGCCACAACCTGCCATGGAAGCTGAAGCAGAAGAACCCCAAGGACGTCGTCCGCCGCCGCGTGTACACCTGCCCGGAACCCTCGTGCGTCCACCACGACCCCTCGCGCGCCCTCGGCGACCTCACCGGCATCAAGAAGCACTACTGCCGCAAGCACggcgagaagaagtggaagtgcgACAAGTGCTCCAAGCGCTACGCCGTGCAGTCGGACTGGAAGGCTCACTCCAAGACCTGCGGCACTCGCGAGTACCGCTGCGACTGCGGAACCCTCTTTTCCAG GCGTGATAGTTTCATCACCCACAGAGCCTTCTGTGATGCGTTGGCACAAGAGAGTGCGAGGATTCCGGCGGCCATGTCCATCGGCAGCCATTTATACGGCGACAATGGGATCAATTTAGATCTTCCTCAGGTGAATTCGCAACTCTCGTCCTTGCAAGATCAAATCCGGCTCGGTGGCTGTGCAACCCAATTCGATCACCTCACTATGCCGTCATTTCGTCCACCTCCGCCCGCCAGCTCGTTCTACCTTGGTGGCGGCTCCGGCCACCAAGACTTCAATGAAAGCACTCATGGCCTACTGCAACTCCAAGATCTGCAGGTTCATGCCAGCTCCTCATCTGCCGCCGTTGCTTTTGATATCTTCGACCTTGGCATCTTCTCCAACAGCAGCAACAGGAACGCCATGGCCGGTAGCAGCAGTGCTGGGATGAACCCAAACGCTCATCTCCTGATCCCTGCTCAACTTGGCAATGCTAGCGGAAGCAATGAGCCAACCACACTATTTGCAGGAAATCTCATGAGCAATCATCTCGACCCAAACATGTCTTCCGTGTACAACCACTCCATGAGCAAGGAATCAATACCACCGCACATGTCGGCGACTGCACTTCTCCAGAAGGCTGCGCAAATGGGCGCCACGTCCAGTCGTGGCACTGCAAGCTCCTTACTCAGAGGACTCGGCAGGTCATTCGACGGTGTTAGAGAGAGCTCAGCAAGTCAGGAAGAGGACGAGACCCAATTCCAAGGCCTTATGAGTTCCCTCGCTACTGGAAACAGTAGTGGTTCATTCGGTGGTGGAAACGAGAGCAAGTTGCAGGGATACCCATCAGCCACTGGCCGGGGAGCATCCGATAGGTTAACCAGAGACTTCCTTGGGGTTGGCAGCATGATGAGGAACATGGGGAGAGGGATAGCACGAAGGGAGCAGCATTCCGGCATGGACATGGACGAACTGGATTCAGAGATGAAGTCTGGATCCTCTACTAAATCTTTTGTCGGTGGGAATCTGCAATAG
- the LOC135623563 gene encoding F-box/kelch-repeat protein At5g42350-like: MATISTLNRSNSNSRTSLICNDSRKATNEGGETSHRKDVEGLSISKSLMRGVSDKFKKTRNVLGAHSGGESSRTNSYACMGLYLRGGGCRVGTCEDLDSNIKRRLSAMDDCMPQRMANGVEESGVVCFSYGVSEKFWRRNSRKEKGSVRCPSTSPSATPALLPDDVLEMIFARLPLSSIAMARCVCKKWRYLTGTHHFIQMRTEGSFGTPWLFLFGIMRGGCHAGDIYALDVSRDCWHRISNAVLKGRFLFSVASIKSDIYVVGGCSSSSLSMEKSSIKTHKGVLVFNPLSGSWRKAAPMSSSRSGPILGVFEVGASCSLFKARTKSHDRPLLKSRIGGVSDVYEDPHRLSVRLRLRDAFNEEDDSSEHKRRSSNFVREKAGEQFKFALIAVGGRGPWDEPLESGEIYNPVTDKWTEIASLPGEFGVVCSGAVCGQMFYVYSETDKLAGYDLTRGFWMTIQVTRPPPRLREYYPKLIACSSRLFLSCVSWCERDGQVNRREKAVRKLWELDFTLLTWNEVSRHPDAPMDRNALFIADESMIYSVEMFRIFGQVLDFLTACHLSETGLEWSRITKKHATHEVDASSCLVKSMLVLHL, encoded by the coding sequence ATGGCTACCATCAGCACTTTGAATAGATCCAACAGCAACAGCAGGACTTCCCTTATCTGCAATGACTCCAGAAAAGCTACCAACGAAGGTGGCGAGACGTCTCATCGCAAGGATGTGGAGGGGTTGAGCATTTCGAAGAGTCTAATGCGGGGCGTGAGCGACAAGTTTAAGAAGACAAGGAATGTTCTTGGAGCTCATAGTGGTGGTGAGAGCTCGAGGACTAATTCCTATGCATGCATGGGGCTTTATTTGAGGGGTGGTGGGTGCCGGGTGGGGACTTGCGAAGATCTCGATTCAAATATTAAGAGGCGGTTGAGCGCCATGGACGATTGCATGCCACAGAGAATGGCTAATGGAGTAGAAGAAAGTGGGGTGGTGTGTTTCTCTTATGGTGTTTCTGAGAAATTTTGGAGAAGAAATTCCAGAAAGGAGAAGGGTTCTGTGCGATGCCCATCGACTTCACCTTCTGCTACCCCAGCTTTGCTTCCTGATGATGTGTTGGAAATGATTTTTGCTCGGCTTCCATTATCATCGATCGCGATGGCTCGTTGTGTCTGCAAGAAGTGGAGGTACCTGACTGGCACACACCATTTCATACAGATGAGAACCGAAGGTTCTTTCGGTACTCCATGGCTGTTCCTGTTTGGCATCATGAGGGGTGGGTGTCATGCTGGTGACATTTATGCTTTGGATGTCTCTCGCGATTGTTGGCATCGAATTAGCAATGCTGTTCTAAAGGGCAGGTTCCTGTTTTCTGTTGCAAGTATTAAGAGTGATATCTACGTCGTCGGTGGTTGCTCTAGCTCGTCTTTGTCAATGGAAAAGAGCTCCATCAAGACACACAAAGGGGTCCTGGTTTTCAACCCTTTAAGTGGTTCATGGCGCAAAGCTGCACCTATGAGTTCGTCAAGGTCAGGACCTATTCTGGGTGTCTTTGAAGTCGGAGCCAGCTGCAGTTTATTTAAAGCTAGAACTAAGTCTCATGATCGGCCTCTGTTAAAGTCTCGAATTGGTGGAGTGTCAGATGTATATGAGGATCCTCACCGTCTCTCTGTCAGGCTACGACTTAGAGATGCATTCAATGAGGAGGATGATTCATCAGAACATAAAAGAAGATCATCCAACTTTGTTAGAGAAAAGGCAGGCGAGCAGTTCAAGTTTGCATTGATTGCGGTGGGTGGTCGTGGGCCTTGGGATGAACCTCTTGAGTCTGGGGAGATCTACAATCCTGTGACTGATAAATGGACTGAGATTGCAAGTTTGCCAGGGGAATTTGGAGTGGTTTGCTCAGGTGCCGTATGTGGCCAAATGTTTTATGTCTACTCAGAGACAGATAAACTTGCTGGCTATGATCTGACAAGAGGCTTCTGGATGACAATACAGGTCACCCGACCACCTCCCCGTCTTCGCGAGTACTACCCGAAGCTCATTGCTTGTAGCAGCCGGTTGTTCTTGTCATGTGTGTCatggtgtgaaagagatggccaaGTGAACAGGAGGGAGAAAGCTGTAAGGAAGCTTTGGGAGCTGGATTTCACTTTGCTGACATGGAATGAGGTCTCACGGCACCCAGATGCCCCCATGGATCGGAACGCCCTGTTTATTGCAGATGAGAGCATGATTTACAGTGTCGAAATGTTTAGAATATTTGGACAGGTACTGGATTTCCTAACTGCTTGTCACCTTTCTGAAACTGGACTGGAGTGGAGTCGTATCACCAAGAAGCATGCCACACATGAAGTAGATGCTTCCTCGTGTTTAGTAAAATCGATGCTAGTGTTGCACCTGTGA